Genomic segment of uncultured Desulfobacter sp.:
CCCCGTAAGCCGCATCAACTTTCAGGCCGAATTGATCGACGAACATCCCGCTTTGGGCGGTTATGCTGCGAATCCGGCCTGTTAGAAAGTTGTAGCCAAATAGAGCCGGAATTGCGACAAGGAGCCCAAATACCGTTGTGGCAAGCGCAGATGCAACACCCGGGGCAATGGCCATAATATTGGCTTCTCCGGCTTCCGCCATGGCGGCAAAGGTATTCATAACCCCCCAGACCGTTCCCAAAAGCCCCAGAAAAGGACCGCCGGAGATACACAAAATCAAAACAATCATCCAGGCATTGAGCCGGTTCATTTCGTCATTAAGTCCCCGCTCAAGCACGGCTTTGACACTTTCCACGGCCTTGGCGGAAAGAGACGGTTTTGGCGGAGGCACCGCGTTTTCATCATCTCCATTCAGGGCATCTTGTGTACGTTTTGTCATCCCCCCCAGTTCCTTAAGGCTGGTGCACCCGGCCTTATAAATTTTGTAGAGCCCGGACCCGACAAACAGGTCTGATTGGCCTTCCAGGGCCATGGGCGCTTCAATGGCATCGTATTTTTCCATAAACGCCTTATTTCCCTTGGATGTATTCCACAAGAAAAACCCTTTCATAATCATAACCACCCAGGATGCGGCCCCCATGGCGATAAGAATACCGATGACCACCAGACCGTCCAGGGTGATATTCTGAAAAATGGTGGCCAGGTAGAAAACCGGCATACCGGACGCCGCTTCATTGACTTCCTCAAGGGCGACAACGGCAAAGTTTCCGGCCGGTCCCTGGGAGATAAATCCGGCCTTGATCCAATCTGCATTACGGGGGGCGCCGGTTATTCTCAACTCATCCATATCCCCCATGAAAGAACGATTGCCCTGAATATCCGAGCCAAAACTGAGCGGGCCGCTGAAATGGGAAGGGGCAATTCCGGTTTTCAAAGACGGCCCTGATTCTCCGTCAACATAGAGATCCATCTGTCCGGTTGCCGAAAGAACAAGGGCAACATGATGCCATTCCCCCACGGAGACGACCATGGTCGGCTCGGTCTTATATGCACTGCCCTCGGCCGTAATGCCGGCGGATAAACCGTCCGGTCCTAACCCCAGTGTCATTTCAGAGCCTTCGCCCCCCCTGGAAAACAGGACCGCATCTTCCTGGGGCTCATTTATTTTAATCCAGCAAGAGACCGTAAGCCCGGTCGAAAAGTTAAACGCAGGATTGTCGCCAAGCCGCAGAACACTGCCGGCGCCGCTGAATGTGGCCCCGTTTCCGATCACGCCGGCAAGTCCCAGGCCGCCTGTATATTCAGCTGGTTCTATCCCGTAACTGGTTGAATCCTTGGGAAGCCCTTCAAGCCCGTTAAAATGGTAAACCCCCTGGTAAAAGGTATCAAAGGTGTCGGCCGGGTCATCTGCAGCAGCGGCCTCGCCATTGCCATAATAGAGCCAGATGGCACCGGGAACCGTTCCTGCGGAAACCGCGGGGACTTTCACCCAGACCAGGGCAATCTCATCAAAGGCATCTAACATTTCAATATGATGCTTGAGCAATGTTTTGTCATCGGCGTCCACAAATCTTAAATCTTCACCGTTTTCCTTAACCTTTGTAAAATCAAAATTCCCGGAATGCAGGCGAATCAAAACAGGAAAATCCGCCAGGTTCTGTTTGATACCGCCGGCCTGGGACGCCGTATCAATGGAAATTTTTTTGCGCAGCGTCCACTGTTCATTCCACCAGGCATGCGCGCTGACCAAGGTCATGGACCATGACAGCATCACCATCAAAACCGATATTCTCACAGTTTTCCCACAAACACCGTTCACCGTTTCTTACCCTCCAGTCGTGATTTTCTCATTTATTATCTGTTATCAATAAGTTCTGGTGACATAAACGCATCAGGCATCTCCCTGATCGTTATCCTCAAACTCAGTCACCTCAACGCTGACCCATTTGGGTTCAACGCTGTAGGATTTTTTATCATCGTCTTCATCCTCTTTTTCCCCGGCAAGCGCTGCGGCCTGCTCGTTCATCATGCTGTTGTCCGCAACACTGCCGGAACCGGACAAGCCCGAAACCGAGGCAGAAGCGTCAGACGCCGGGGTAAACCCGGTGGCAACCCCTGTAACGGAAATATTCTGAACATTGAGAACTTCAAGTGCGGCAAGGGTGACATTGTTCCCTGCAATCCCTGCCTCTCCGGCATCAATAATACCGTCAGGGGCGGTTACATATACGTCGCCAAGTTCATCGGTCGACGTGGCCGTGGCACGGATTCCCGAACCCGTTGCCGGAGGATTATATTTCAACGATCTGGTGCCGTCATAATTAAGAACCGTATAGGTATCGGATGAGGCATAAGCTACGGTGGATCCCATACCGGCATTAATATTCCCGTGGTCGGACCAGATATCTATATCTCCCGAGTTAAAAGTCATGATTCTGGACTGGTTTACGTTTATATCGCCTGAGGCAAAGATTTTAATATCCCCGCCGCCCTTAGTAAAAATACCCGATGTTTTATTTGTAGACTCAAACTCACCCAAAATTGGCGGTGTTTTAACCGAAGATAACCCGACATCAATTTGCCCAGTGGCAAAGGCCAGAATATCTCCGGCCCCGCCCGAAGTATATATGGTGGAGTTCACCAGGCTGATGTTTCCTTCACCTGTTCCGTTATTATCCACAATGGGATCAATATAATCGTCACGAATCTGGGCAAGAATTCCGTCGGCAAGATCATCATTACCGTCATTTATAGCCGCCGAATAATCAATGGCGGCCTGACGAAGGGAATTGAAAAACCCGTCCATCTCCGGTTTGGTTAAATGGCGCCCCACCCCGGCAACCACCATAAGATGATTATCACCTTCAGGCAGATAGGAGTTTACCGGCGCACCGGTTCCACCTTCCGGCAGAATTTCACCAGTGGAACCAACAGACTGAATTCCTTTTGAATGCCCAAGACTTATGTTGTTGCCTGCCTGAATAATAGAAAGTCCCGGGCCTGCAATGGTAATACCCATTTTACTTTCACTGGGACCTGTGCCTGTTTTAACATCATAATAGATATCTCTTCCGGCAGTCATTGACGTAACATCATCGGTTCGCAAATTCTGACCCGTATAAGTTAAGTTGCCGATATCTCTGCCCGCAATGACAGTAGCGGATTTCGGAAGATTAAGTGAAATATCCACAAGATCATTACCGGCTTTGATAAACACTGAGGTTTTGTCATTTTCATGGACAATTCCGGTGGGGATACTGTTGACCAGTTCCCATGAACGAATACCGTCTCCGTTCCAGTTTCCATCCAGTCCCTGAGGATTCCAACCCGTGGCCGTACCATGCGTCCCGTACATAAGCTCCGGGTCAGTATCAGACATGAAAATCGTCCAGTTGTTGCTGCCCCCTAAATTCTCTCCGGTAATATCATTGCCTGAAACAAGAGTCAGGTTGCCGGTGGCAGAAGGTGCCAGATAAAGATTGCCTTCCAGGGCAATATCCCGGGCGGCGAAGAGGTTCAAAGTCCCAGGTAGCAGATGGATATTTATCCGCCCTGTATTGGACATTCCAAAACTGTTACCCGGATTTCCTCCCAGGGTAATATCTCCTTGTTCAGTTATAAGCGTTGCCGCCGTATTGGCTTCGTTATAAGTTAGATTCCATACCCCGTTTTGATCAAATTCCGAATGGGCAATGGTCGGATTAACAATTCCGGCAAGAGTTATATTGCCCTGAGCCCTAAGGTCAATCCGGGTATCAAAGGCTTCGACCACCTGTCCCTCAACCAGATTGCCGATATTCGCCAGACTCTCAAGCACCAAGGATCCGCCCTTATTGAGATAGCGGCCATTAATATCCCCTGATGCCTCTACAGTCAGCTCGCCCGTACCAAAAGTTCCAGCCTGTAAAAAAACTGATCCGCCGGCATCAATGGAGACATCCCCGCCCGCCATGGCTGCAATTCCTTGGGTCGCCTTGTGGCCTGAATTATAATCATTTTTACCGTAAGAAGCCGCCCATGCATAATCAACATCGGACCAGGATGTATAAGTCCAATGATTGTCATCTTCCCAAGTGATGTCATAATAAGTAGTGCTTGTATACCAGGCATCAGAATTCAAACTTTCCATGGTAATATCACCACCAGTGTTAATGGCTATGCTGCCACCGTTTTTATATTTACTGAAAACCATATAGCTTTCATCTTCCATCCAGTAATATCCAGTCTCTTCAATACTCGGCACCTCTCCAACCGTTCGGATTGTACCAAGGTTACTGTTGTTGTTTGCGGTTTCAAGCAGAAGATCGTTACCCACATCAAGGTTAATGTTACCGGTGGCCGTCTGGATAACACCGCTGGAAATTATGAGGTCATTTCCCGTATACCCTTTAATTATTCCGGCATACGTTCCGATGTTATAAGACATTTCGTTGGAATTCATATGATTATTGGAGGACACAGTAGCCGTCGGTGCATCGTTTATAAGGGTATCACCGGCTGAGGCGAAATTGATATCACCAGACTCAGAATAAATGTATTTACCACTGTTAATCGTTAAGGTTGCCGGATTCTGTGCACTTGTATCCACAGCAAAAATATCGGAACTTGACAACGTCGCGCCGGCCACCAGATTGATGGTTGTGCTGTCGGCAATATTATTAGAATTTAAAAGATACTGGTAGGTGTAGTCCGGCCCGTTCCAGTCTCCAATTGGTGTAACAGCATCCTGAATGTTACCTCTTATCTGCAGATCGCCTGCGGCTTTAATGGTCAGCACACCGGCGATATTATTATCTCCAAATCGCCAACTTGACAAATCAAGGTCAGACACTCTAATCATTGCGTCGTTGTATATTTCCACTTCAGGCACTATGCAGATGGCAATGTCTGAAATTCCGTCGCCATCCTGATCTTCAAGCCTTTTTTTAATATTGGCCTCATTGTCCATGAAAGCGTTGCTTTTTTTGTACCAATCTCTATTTGTAGATAAATCAGTATTTGTAATATACGAATCTTTATAACGGGCTACACTGCCGATGATCATTTTTGAGATACCGCTTAATTTATTGTTAGCCATCCTCATTTCAAGGTCCGTATTGGCATCATTTATAGCGACCCTCGCATATATCATCCCGTCAGTACCATCGTCGTCCGCTGAAAGATTGATTATGGAATTTTCTATCGCTAAGTAGCCTTTATCCGTTTCTACAACACCCGCTGCAAGGGTTACCTTTCCCCCGTCAGATCCGGATCCTGTGCCCCTGGCAAATAGAGTGGCACCGTCAAGTGTAAGATTTTTTCCCGCATACAGCTCAATAGTTCCGCCTTGTTCTGCACCGGAAGCATCAATTGCTCCGTTTACCGTAATACTTCCTTGATCAACCGATAGCTTGAATTCGTGCGCCTGGAATATATCATCCTCGTCAAGTGTCACATCTCCTTCACGCATGCGCAGCCCGATCTGTTTTGTAAAGCCGCCGTGGCTTAAAGTGCTTCCTAAGGGAGATATATCCGCCATGGCTTTGGTGTCCATTAAAAAGGTGCCGCCATCGCCACTGCTGCTGAGTCCCTGAAACACGGCGTCACCTTCTTCCAGGTTGCTTAAGGTCAGACCACCGTCAGGATTTATGACATAAATAATACCGCCATCACCGTATTCGTTCCCGGACACATCGGTTAAAGAGCCTGCCAGAGAAATGGTTGAAGCAGATTTATATACCACGCCCCCACCGCCATTACTTTCATATGTTCCGTTGCTGCCTTTTACCAGAATCTGGGCACCCTTTTTCATGTAAATTCCGTCCGTATCGCCGGTCCCTTGGGCATCCATATAGACCCGCCCGGAATTTAAATTAATACTGGTGGCATTCTCAATGCGGCGGGCCGCAAGAAACAAGCGACCGCCATTATTATCGTTTGCCTCCCAGGTATCGGAGACACTGTTATCGGCCAGTTTAATCTGCCCGTTACCGGCATCAACATAAAAATCCAAGGCTTCATATTCGTACGTTGTTCCCTGCCCATCTTCAGCCACAGCGTTCCATACATAACTGCCGGTTACCACATCCGCAGTAACTAAAAGGTCTCCATTATTGGTTGTCAGGCTACCGCTACCCAGAAATGCTAAAGATTGTGATGCATTTAGAGAAACGTTGCTGAAGCCAAGGGTGTCCACATTTCCATTCCCGACGTAAACGGTATCGGCATTCACAGTAAAACGCCCTTCAGTTACAACAGGAATCGGGTCCTCATCCTGTATCGTATCTCTGGAATTATATATTTTTGCGCGCTTTACGTTCAAAATCAGATTGGTATCATTTGAGACCGCTATGATATCCGGCGTATCTATGGAAAAAAATGCATTTGGGGCGGCCAAAGAGACTGTACCGGCCGTGCTAAATTCTGTGTTCCCGATAAGTTCAATGTTTTCCAGCGCTCCCCACGAAGACCACAACGCCTGCCTCAGTATCATACCAGAGGGTCTGTAAGCTTCAGGAGCATTTGTCACAAGCGATTTATATGCCGCGTCATCCAGAAGATAGATGGTGTCAGAAGCAAGGCTGATGGACGTTCCCGCCACCAGATTCTGAGGTCCTGTCAGACCCTGCACATTTACAGATAAAGCATTATCAGATGTAACATAGGCACCTTCGTTCAAGGCCAGGTTGCCCTGGGTGGATGTAATAGTGACATCAGCATTGTCACCGCGACCCTGAATTACCGAACCGGATTTAAGAGAAATGTCTTTTTGAGATACAAGATTCACCTGTTCAGCCGAGAGCATTGCACCATCTTCTAATGTAATGCTCTTGGTTGTGGATTCGCTGCCCAAATTAATCTTTTCGAAATTGCCCTGGGATAAACTAGTTGCATTCACATACAGCTGGTCAATCAAACTGGAATCAAGCTGACTCTTATCAGAAAATCCATTGCCGAGAAATTTACTGGACGCGCTGAGGATGACATCAGTGCCGCTCAGCGAAATACTTCCAGCAGAGAAACCACTGTTGACCGCCTGGGACGTCACCGAGGCATTAAAAACAGTCGTCGGGGAATCAATGCTAAGCTTGCCGGCATTGCCGGTGGTCAGGCTTTTTATCTGAAAATCGGTTTCACTTAATACCTGAGCACCTGAACGAACAGTGTACAAAGCACTTTGTGATGCATAGCTGCCGTTGCTATCGGCATCGTGCCCTACCACTACGCTGTAGCCTTCAACACTTTCAAGAACCGGATTCAGAAGATCAGCCTCTTCGATTCGTTCAACGATTAAGGCGCCGCCAAGAAATGCATAGCTGTCAGGTACAATTGTATAATATCCTGCCGAAATAACATCATTGCCTTCCAGATAGACGGCTTCTCCGGGAAGGTCGCCTAAAACATTGGGAATGATCACAAAGGTATCTGCCATTTCCAACGGATCGTATGATCCCTGAAGCCCGGGCATGACAGTATACCCGAAAACCACTCCGTTTCCGTCAAGGTTGATTTTCGAACCTGCCCTGGCAATCACTTCAAGACCGTTTATGTCAACGGACTTTCCCGGCAGGTCTGTGGTGATAATATCACCGTAAATGGATTTATCTTCAGCTTTGT
This window contains:
- a CDS encoding DUF2341 domain-containing protein, with product MRISVLMVMLSWSMTLVSAHAWWNEQWTLRKKISIDTASQAGGIKQNLADFPVLIRLHSGNFDFTKVKENGEDLRFVDADDKTLLKHHIEMLDAFDEIALVWVKVPAVSAGTVPGAIWLYYGNGEAAAADDPADTFDTFYQGVYHFNGLEGLPKDSTSYGIEPAEYTGGLGLAGVIGNGATFSGAGSVLRLGDNPAFNFSTGLTVSCWIKINEPQEDAVLFSRGGEGSEMTLGLGPDGLSAGITAEGSAYKTEPTMVVSVGEWHHVALVLSATGQMDLYVDGESGPSLKTGIAPSHFSGPLSFGSDIQGNRSFMGDMDELRITGAPRNADWIKAGFISQGPAGNFAVVALEEVNEAASGMPVFYLATIFQNITLDGLVVIGILIAMGAASWVVMIMKGFFLWNTSKGNKAFMEKYDAIEAPMALEGQSDLFVGSGLYKIYKAGCTSLKELGGMTKRTQDALNGDDENAVPPPKPSLSAKAVESVKAVLERGLNDEMNRLNAWMIVLILCISGGPFLGLLGTVWGVMNTFAAMAEAGEANIMAIAPGVASALATTVFGLLVAIPALFGYNFLTGRIRSITAQSGMFVDQFGLKVDAAYGEEK
- a CDS encoding filamentous haemagglutinin family protein, with the protein product MKARFKSNVLAAVLLFLCTHLTFFPAWGWARAFVIGASSVTAPSSTALPSGGAFTNGSGSISSDETAHYLQVNQESDKAIVAWNTFDIGSASTVYFKNGTAGTTLNRIGSSNASKIFGTLNADGNVYLVNTNGVLFGKTAKVNLRSLVASSLDITDDDYLNNNWNYKADGYTPGDVANYGDLTSTSAGRIMLVGGNVENGGTISADGGEVLLGAATEFEVTEGETAQAKTENNVVVSDYSGTAVNNKDGRIYADVGEIGIYGKMIRHEGKIRALSTVQRGSRIELVAATDNQDASQQKLATITTGAESEIDLSIMEGDEVATDTPFNGRSFKISTITSSKNISDSATDSLQLSSPINVRLNGTIKYPSGDLTVNAGDGGIINIGSGAVVDLSGSLQVRDAIDQVFSAQLNSEELRDEQIQAGGFLQGKTIFALLREGAGVGNLSSHLENLTLTPKEQSATGGRLSLMAGSGTVIINQGARIDVSGGGTEYLPGYIQTTVLVSSDGDEYDISQAPGYIEYVDIINPDNDGQPNNIDYAYYMPGYMVGADAGSVDIQGGQVVFEGALSAGTTIGRYQVNSSELIDDLGYIKTAQTTIPDAGTLTIGYDDQYGPFYQRDPLVQKIVIMDSTPSLAADPDRNKETWLSDDLLSNSGLGHVYLYAVESITIQENTTISLVPGGSFSARARRIIHNGDISVHAGTVNFELAGNLTSRYLQGLELNPDFIDVGPERIELLDGSLIDVSGEKVFENQDENRDRVVLTRGGNISIKDNTVDGEGVVVLSGAGLNMDGGYHLSENAALLDAGNAGSLTIKGAAIILDGTVTGKSMESKNGGKVSLSALSVKIVNGGHGAPVSGYAFHSKLPDSLAGKLILEENTFDASGISNLSIFSGYDLVVQQGVTLAPSLIKTAVAGRGEIIEVNRNLQDIGDSSISLAAGVSDFGNYLLKDSAKNLNGTLYTEKGVSVTVAPGGNIALNGQGVDISGTFTALAGTISIDALKNTLALHINGDARFNAMGYNRNTGELLYDTELLGNENGGKISFSSQGTLVMESGAEANVSGSTPITLYKSGNRYGELTAYIGAGEPGSIRLTYEVQENDMGQTRIDGDFLGKKYLASLRGAQFSIENRGEIILDSFLESLGGNGFDRLVLKSGTSVDFTRSKTINMARKLLIDAPVISIKADNDIVLNSPWIQIKNTYYPDSTDHLDFFDAELTFNADFIDISGDVITDGFSHVRLNAGSDIRLSDTYYTPEAMTATWGGSFSTSGDLTLVSARTYTTTDAWFTLHADGDIFTERSGTVRLDPIYSAMGRLTVDGRNIFHNGRLAAPNGQIILSANGENAGDDILDGRVYLGSGSELSVAGSSVAVNYGIVDETNLKWTGNWSNKAEDKSIYGDIITTDLPGKSVDINGLEVIARAGSKINLDGNGVVFGYTVMPGLQGSYDPLEMADTFVIIPNVLGDLPGEAVYLEGNDVISAGYYTIVPDSYAFLGGALIVERIEEADLLNPVLESVEGYSVVVGHDADSNGSYASQSALYTVRSGAQVLSETDFQIKSLTTGNAGKLSIDSPTTVFNASVTSQAVNSGFSAGSISLSGTDVILSASSKFLGNGFSDKSQLDSSLIDQLYVNATSLSQGNFEKINLGSESTTKSITLEDGAMLSAEQVNLVSQKDISLKSGSVIQGRGDNADVTITSTQGNLALNEGAYVTSDNALSVNVQGLTGPQNLVAGTSISLASDTIYLLDDAAYKSLVTNAPEAYRPSGMILRQALWSSWGALENIELIGNTEFSTAGTVSLAAPNAFFSIDTPDIIAVSNDTNLILNVKRAKIYNSRDTIQDEDPIPVVTEGRFTVNADTVYVGNGNVDTLGFSNVSLNASQSLAFLGSGSLTTNNGDLLVTADVVTGSYVWNAVAEDGQGTTYEYEALDFYVDAGNGQIKLADNSVSDTWEANDNNGGRLFLAARRIENATSINLNSGRVYMDAQGTGDTDGIYMKKGAQILVKGSNGTYESNGGGGVVYKSASTISLAGSLTDVSGNEYGDGGIIYVINPDGGLTLSNLEEGDAVFQGLSSSGDGGTFLMDTKAMADISPLGSTLSHGGFTKQIGLRMREGDVTLDEDDIFQAHEFKLSVDQGSITVNGAIDASGAEQGGTIELYAGKNLTLDGATLFARGTGSGSDGGKVTLAAGVVETDKGYLAIENSIINLSADDDGTDGMIYARVAINDANTDLEMRMANNKLSGISKMIIGSVARYKDSYITNTDLSTNRDWYKKSNAFMDNEANIKKRLEDQDGDGISDIAICIVPEVEIYNDAMIRVSDLDLSSWRFGDNNIAGVLTIKAAGDLQIRGNIQDAVTPIGDWNGPDYTYQYLLNSNNIADSTTINLVAGATLSSSDIFAVDTSAQNPATLTINSGKYIYSESGDINFASAGDTLINDAPTATVSSNNHMNSNEMSYNIGTYAGIIKGYTGNDLIISSGVIQTATGNINLDVGNDLLLETANNNSNLGTIRTVGEVPSIEETGYYWMEDESYMVFSKYKNGGSIAINTGGDITMESLNSDAWYTSTTYYDITWEDDNHWTYTSWSDVDYAWAASYGKNDYNSGHKATQGIAAMAGGDVSIDAGGSVFLQAGTFGTGELTVEASGDINGRYLNKGGSLVLESLANIGNLVEGQVVEAFDTRIDLRAQGNITLAGIVNPTIAHSEFDQNGVWNLTYNEANTAATLITEQGDITLGGNPGNSFGMSNTGRINIHLLPGTLNLFAARDIALEGNLYLAPSATGNLTLVSGNDITGENLGGSNNWTIFMSDTDPELMYGTHGTATGWNPQGLDGNWNGDGIRSWELVNSIPTGIVHENDKTSVFIKAGNDLVDISLNLPKSATVIAGRDIGNLTYTGQNLRTDDVTSMTAGRDIYYDVKTGTGPSESKMGITIAGPGLSIIQAGNNISLGHSKGIQSVGSTGEILPEGGTGAPVNSYLPEGDNHLMVVAGVGRHLTKPEMDGFFNSLRQAAIDYSAAINDGNDDLADGILAQIRDDYIDPIVDNNGTGEGNISLVNSTIYTSGGAGDILAFATGQIDVGLSSVKTPPILGEFESTNKTSGIFTKGGGDIKIFASGDINVNQSRIMTFNSGDIDIWSDHGNINAGMGSTVAYASSDTYTVLNYDGTRSLKYNPPATGSGIRATATSTDELGDVYVTAPDGIIDAGEAGIAGNNVTLAALEVLNVQNISVTGVATGFTPASDASASVSGLSGSGSVADNSMMNEQAAALAGEKEDEDDDKKSYSVEPKWVSVEVTEFEDNDQGDA